In a genomic window of Telopea speciosissima isolate NSW1024214 ecotype Mountain lineage chromosome 5, Tspe_v1, whole genome shotgun sequence:
- the LOC122661876 gene encoding uncharacterized protein LOC122661876, whose translation MFIGFSLRMTMVTFAYGRYAYIHDDNDGPFQAVHTHHIVVQRSSTRRFLVYFATLLLLGNACNILMSKENYCAVLLWSIVLGLFLAKSLHWKLVLKESVMIMPTLGVQFETHYGSGRIIRRFVPIGKILRPVLNECVTPVTCYWSLAFILHGESELMLVFKELRPPVKMLVPVWKALCAAASETKDSSHTTEDDH comes from the exons ATGTTCATCGGCTTCAGTTTAAGAATGACCATGGTCACCTTTGCCTATGGGAGATATGCCTACATCCATGATGACAATGATGGACCTTTCCAAGCAGTTCATACTCACCATATTGTTGTTCAGAGGAGTAGCACAAGGAGGTTTCTGGTATACTTTGCCACTCTCCTCTTGCTGGGTAATGCATGTAACATCTTAATGTCCAAG GAAAACTATTGTGCTGTTCTCCTTTGGAGCattgttttgggtttgtttcTTGCCAAATCATTGCATTGGAAGCTTGTGTTGAAAG AGTCGGTTATGATTATGCCAACACTTGGTGTGCAATTCGAGACACACTATGGGAG TGGGAGAATTATCCGCCGCTTTGTTCCCATTGGTAAAATTTTGAGACCTGTACTGAATGAATGTGTGACACCTGTTACTTGTTATTGGAGCCTGGCTTTCATTCTGCATGGCGAATCAGAACTGATGTTAGTTTTTAAG GAACTAAGACCACCAGTGAAAATGTTGGTTCCGGTCTGGAAGGCTTTGTGTGCTGCTGCCTCGGAGACTAAAGACAGCTCACATACAACAGAAGATGATCATTAA
- the LOC122661874 gene encoding putative pentatricopeptide repeat-containing protein At5g43820, which translates to MASKRRGFVGLLAQFNRTRYPQFPSNSSISFSLFSTLDLTKTSSICEPSYDQINHASNMDELSVLKELSNLLPIHPKTSTYRPFTESSSEKQIQCREVDGYLAPAEKLRGVFLQKLSGKSAIESSLTGTSVDLTLDIVAEVVNRGNLGGEAMVTFFNWAVKHPSVPNDLQTYHIILKALGRRKFFKFMEEILNEMNKHGIHPNSETLSIAMDSYVRARKVSKAVQMFQRLEEFGSKSDTESLNVLLRRLCQRSHVGTANSLFLALSGKMPFNRTTYNIIISGWSKIGKVSEIERSLKSMMEDELDPDCLTFSYILESLGRAGRIDDAVGVFDQMQQKGCPPDTVAYNVMISNFLSVGDLDSSVKYYEKMLEMNCAPDLDTYTKLISAFLKSRRVADALEMFDDMLCRGIFPNTGAVTSIIEPLCNFGPPHAAMVIYKKARKVGCRISLKAYKLLLMRLSRFGKCGMVLKVWDEMQESGYSSDTDVYEYVINGLCNIGQLENAALVMEESLCKGFCPSKFIYSKLNNKLMDANRVERAYKLFLKVKKARRAENSRRFWRANGWHF; encoded by the coding sequence ATGGCGTCTAAAAGAAGAGGATTTGTAGGGTTACTTGCGCAATTCAACAGAACCAGGTACCCTCAATTCCCTTCAAATTCATCTATTTCATTTTCCCTGTTTTCAACGTTAGATTTAACAAAAACCTCTTCGATTTGCGAACCATCGTACGACCAAATCAATCATGCATCTAATATGGACGAACTATCTGTGCTGAAAGAACTCTCTAATCTGTTGCCTATCCACCCAAAAACTTCAACTTATCGTCCCTTTACTGAAAGTTCATCCGAGAAACAAATCCAATGTAGGGAAGTGGATGGGTATTTAGCGCCTGCAGAGAAACTGCGGGGGGTTTTCCTTCAGAAACTCAGCGGAAAATCTGCAATTGAATCTTCCCTAACGGGCACCTCTGTGGATTTAACTTTAGATATTGTTGCGGAAGTAGTGAACAGAGGAAACTTAGGCGGAGAGGCTATGGTGACCTTTTTCAATTGGGCAGTCAAACATCCTTCAGTGCCGAATGACCTTCAGACTTACCATATAATTCTCAAGGCATTGGGTAGGAGAAAATTCTTCAAATTTATGGAAGAAATCTTGAATGAAATGAACAAACATGGTATACACCCCAATTCAGAGACTCTTTCGATTGCAATGGACAGCTATGTGAGAGCTCGCAAAGTGTCGAAAGCAGTTCAAATGTTTCAGAGGTTAGAAGAGTTTGGGTCTAAAAGTGATACAGAGTCTCTTAATGTGCTTTTACGCAGGCTATGCCAGAGATCTCATGTTGGTACTGCGAATTCGCTATTTCTTGCATTGAGTGGGAAGATGCCCTTTAATCGTACAACATACAATATTATCATCAGTGGTTGGTCAAAAATAGGCAAGGTTAGTGAAATAGAGAGGAGTTTGAAATCAATGATGGAAGATGAGTTAGATCCTGACTGCTTAACTTTTAGTTACATTCTCGAGAGTCTAGGCAGAGCTGGTCGTATTGATGATGCTGTTGGGGTGTTTGACCAGATGCAGCAGAAAGGTTGTCCACCCGATACTGTTGCTTACAATGTGAtgatttctaattttttgtCCGTTGGAGATTTGGATTCATCTGTGAAATATTACGAGAAGATGTTGGAGATGAATTGTGCTCCGGATTTAGATACTTATACCAAATTGATTAGTGCTTTTCTCAAGTCACGAAGAGTCGCTGATGCACTTGAAATGTTTGATGATATGTTATGCAGAGGGATTTTTCCTAATACAGGGGCAGTAACATCTATTATTGAACCTTTGTGTAACTTTGGTCCTCCACATGCTGCTATGGTTATTTACAAGAAAGCAAGAAAAGTAGGATGTAGAATATCGTTGAAAGCTTATAAACTTTTACTGATGAGACTCTCAAGGTTTGGTAAATGTGGAATGGTGTTGAAAGTCTGGGATGAGATGCAAGAAAGTGGTTATTCTTCTGATACAGATGTTTATGAGTACGTCATCAATGGGCTTTGCAATATAGGGCAGCTAGAAAATGCTGCACTTGTTATGGAAGAGTCATTGTGTAAAGGATTTTGCCCAAGCAAGTTCATCTATAGCAAATTGAATAACAAGCTAATGGATGCAAACAGAGTGGAAAGGGCTTACAAGCTTTTTTTGAAAGTTAAGAAAGCTCGTCGCGCTGAAAATTCAAGGAGGTTTTGGCGTGCTAATGGCTGGCACTTTTGa